One bacterium genomic window carries:
- a CDS encoding Rrf2 family transcriptional regulator, whose protein sequence is MLLSRPTTYAVRALLYLAQQDPSMPVLAPTIAAAERLPAPFLAKLLRTLSEAKILSSSRGPGGGYKLAKSPDEITLNEVAILFEGLALAHECLLGYGVCSDDTPCPVHKVWGPRKTYMQDFMCQTTIGALLRLESTREAAELGAPRRGRRPKDGGQ, encoded by the coding sequence TTGCTTCTGTCTCGTCCCACCACTTATGCCGTGCGGGCTTTGCTGTATCTCGCGCAGCAGGACCCAAGCATGCCGGTGCTCGCGCCAACGATTGCCGCTGCTGAAAGATTACCTGCGCCATTCTTGGCCAAGCTGTTAAGAACGTTGTCGGAAGCGAAGATTTTGTCATCGAGCCGGGGTCCCGGCGGTGGCTACAAGCTGGCGAAGTCGCCGGATGAAATTACCTTGAATGAGGTTGCGATCCTGTTCGAGGGTCTCGCGTTGGCGCACGAATGTCTATTGGGTTACGGTGTGTGTTCGGACGACACGCCGTGTCCGGTTCACAAGGTCTGGGGTCCGCGCAAGACGTACATGCAGGACTTCATGTGTCAGACGACTATCGGAGCGCTGTTGCGGTTGGAGTCCACGCGTGAAGCGGCGGAGTTGGGCGCGCCGCGCCGTGGCCGCCGCCCAAAGGACGGCGGGCAGTAA
- a CDS encoding SLBB domain-containing protein: MRFTRFLFVTLLLSFTLGALAQSDVQVGAVPYKIPQVKRVGEGSKYYLNEANELLIRVNIWGRVQRPGQYYVPAETDLVSLMSLAGGPGARSRLSDVKVVREEADAQQDVLTVNVRKYIKTGDKRLIPQLKPEDTVVVHGSAWQLVADVAQVVGQMAIVANVYYFFFVAGN, from the coding sequence ATGAGGTTTACTCGCTTCCTTTTTGTCACCCTGCTCCTGTCGTTTACTCTCGGCGCGCTGGCGCAAAGCGACGTGCAAGTCGGCGCCGTGCCCTACAAGATCCCGCAAGTCAAACGCGTCGGCGAGGGCAGCAAGTACTACCTGAATGAGGCCAACGAATTGCTCATTCGCGTCAACATCTGGGGCCGCGTGCAGCGCCCCGGCCAGTACTATGTTCCGGCCGAGACTGACCTCGTGTCGCTCATGTCCTTGGCCGGCGGTCCAGGCGCGCGCTCGCGACTGTCTGATGTAAAAGTTGTCCGTGAAGAGGCCGACGCGCAGCAGGACGTGCTGACGGTCAATGTCCGCAAGTATATCAAGACGGGAGACAAACGGCTAATCCCGCAATTGAAACCTGAAGACACGGTCGTCGTGCACGGCTCGGCCTGGCAGCTTGTGGCGGACGTCGCGCAGGTCGTCGGTCAGATGGCTATCGTCGCCAACGTATACTACTTCTTCTTTGTAGCCGGTAACTGA